A genomic stretch from Microcoleus sp. bin38.metabat.b11b12b14.051 includes:
- a CDS encoding carbonic anhydrase → MKDKNRQVNLSRRNSLKFVAGAIGTGILAARVGVDVAAPAPAIAQNDLTPDAALKKLMEGNKRFVDRKRQSPNQDLPRLVEVAKAQKPFAAVLGCADSRFPSEIIFDQGLGDLFVCRVAGNIATPEEIGSLEFGTLVLGAKVLVVIGHKRCGAVDATIKGAQVPGQIGSLLEAIRPAVESSKSQAGDRLENASKANVILQARRLKASPVISQLITENKLKVVGGYYDLDTGAVNILIES, encoded by the coding sequence ATGAAAGACAAAAACAGACAAGTAAATCTTTCCCGGCGCAACTCCCTCAAATTTGTCGCAGGAGCAATAGGTACAGGAATACTAGCAGCACGAGTAGGCGTTGATGTGGCTGCACCGGCACCAGCAATTGCTCAAAATGACTTAACCCCCGATGCAGCGCTGAAAAAGTTAATGGAGGGGAACAAGCGATTTGTTGACAGAAAACGCCAAAGTCCCAACCAAGACTTACCCCGCCTCGTCGAAGTTGCTAAAGCTCAAAAACCTTTTGCTGCTGTTCTCGGCTGTGCGGATTCTCGCTTTCCTTCAGAGATTATTTTCGATCAGGGATTGGGAGATTTATTTGTCTGTCGCGTTGCAGGAAATATAGCTACTCCAGAAGAAATTGGCAGCTTGGAATTTGGCACGCTGGTACTGGGAGCAAAAGTCTTGGTGGTAATCGGGCATAAAAGATGCGGTGCTGTAGATGCAACCATCAAAGGCGCTCAAGTTCCCGGTCAAATTGGCAGTTTGCTAGAAGCAATTAGGCCTGCTGTTGAAAGCTCGAAAAGCCAAGCGGGCGATCGTCTAGAAAATGCCTCGAAAGCCAATGTAATCTTGCAAGCTAGAAGATTGAAAGCATCTCCAGTCATCTCTCAGTTAATTACTGAAAATAAACTGAAAGTAGTTGGCGGATACTACGATCTAGACACCGGTGCAGTCAATATTCTGATTGAGTCTTAA